The Verrucomicrobiia bacterium genomic interval GGACAGACGCCGACCGAGATGCCCGATTCGCGGCCATGCTCGCCTTGTGGAACTTGGATCGGACGAACTCGACCCTACTGCAACAGATCGCGGCCCTGATCACGACAAACAACCTGTCCTGGCCAAGCATCTGTCTCGGATACCTGGGTCCGGACGCAGCCCCGTTCGCACCCACCTTGCGGCAGGCGATGCTACAGTCCGAGTGGTCAATGGCCCGGGCGCAGGCGCTTCGTGCGCTCTGGTTGGTCGAACGTAACCAGGCATCGGTGCTCTCCCAACTGGCTGCACTGGAGGCTGAGTTGACCCGAAGCCACGGAGCGACGCACACGAGCCGTGGATTTTCCCCGGCGGAAAGCAGCGTTGCCCACCTCACCGAATACCTCATGGATGAGCGTGAGTTCCGGAGTCGGGTCAGGCCGATGCTCCGCCAGATCCGGGACAATCCAGAAAGCAGAGCGCAGCGGTTTGCCACCATCTACTTGCAGAAGTTTGATGAACTCGACCGTCGCGGCTCCGGACCCGCCGCCGGCGATCCTGATCCCGGTAAGCTTCCACCCCGGACATCGCCTTGACCTCGCGGACACTCCACCCGCCCATGAGGGGCGGGACACGGCCACCGATCAGCGCGCAGATAAAATAAAGTAAAATATAGTGACAGGTTCAAAGATTGACACACTGGGGGTCACCAAGTAGAGATGCTCCATGCGCATGGCACGGATGAAGGTGAAGGCGGAGGAGGGGCGGGTGGGGGTGTACCACTGCATCTCCCGCGTCGTTGGCGGTCAGCGACTGCTCGACGATCTGTGCAAGGAGAAGCTCGCCGAAATCCTCCTCAAACTCGCCCGGTTCTGCGGGATCGAGATCATCACCTACTGCATGATGGGCAACCACTTCCACCTGCTCCTGCGCGTCCCGGCAGCGCGGGATATCCCGGATGCCGAACTGCTCCAACGCCTGGAGGGGTTCTACGGCAAGAGAGGGATCCTGACCGTCCTGGCCCGGGAGGGATTGGAGAAGCGTGGGGCAGTGGATCCGGATCTTCGCCAGTCGCTGCTGGAACGAATGGGCGATGTGTCCGCGTTCATGAAGGAGTTCAAACAGCGCTTCAGCCGCTGGTACAATCGCCAGACCGGCCGCTTCGGCACG includes:
- a CDS encoding HEAT repeat domain-containing protein, with the protein product MRPLWNTRSLWTLAVLALVLGVAVGILFRRVSRNRAARAAVHQWIGTMDWWDRNGTVAENDRRKLEALRGLGSTAVDVLRQDLQFDPTWIRLLQRFPVLQRFVGGPGPSDEPNEIRHRAIFHLGRLGPAALTAVPDVARLASDPDGRIRSEVAFTLGLLRSPSPLARNTLEALRTDADRDARFAAMLALWNLDRTNSTLLQQIAALITTNNLSWPSICLGYLGPDAAPFAPTLRQAMLQSEWSMARAQALRALWLVERNQASVLSQLAALEAELTRSHGATHTSRGFSPAESSVAHLTEYLMDEREFRSRVRPMLRQIRDNPESRAQRFATIYLQKFDELDRRGSGPAAGDPDPGKLPPRTSP